One window from the genome of Acuticoccus sp. I52.16.1 encodes:
- a CDS encoding LysR substrate-binding domain-containing protein encodes MMRLLRIRDLEYFIAIAENGSFSRAAQACGISQPTLSAQVRRMEDLLGVTLLERRHGHTSITTEGAEVLAAAREIMDAFHRVQRTTKGDGVLLGRPMRFGILPTVAPYLAPHFLTTVAELSENSDITFVEDRTDQLEAGVASDHLDFAITATLPRANALTALPLGDERLVVVSRHPLPETVSLDGLNGPLLLMQEGHCFREVVSEAIRRAQLRFEPAMSTRIGPSSFATLVSLVRAGVGDTILPEPYARQSAEAVAGLSVALMEPLSEGRQLHFVVRAGRERYRDVTRLVEAARDAHRLVGGDIGEPAGSSALANSPFAPTL; translated from the coding sequence ATGATGCGGCTCTTGCGCATCCGCGACCTGGAGTACTTCATCGCCATCGCCGAGAACGGCTCCTTCTCGCGGGCCGCGCAGGCGTGCGGCATCTCGCAGCCCACCCTCTCGGCCCAGGTTCGGCGGATGGAGGACCTCCTCGGCGTCACGCTGCTGGAGCGCCGCCACGGCCACACCTCGATCACCACCGAGGGGGCCGAGGTGCTGGCCGCCGCACGCGAGATCATGGACGCCTTCCACCGCGTGCAGCGCACGACCAAGGGCGACGGCGTGCTGCTCGGCCGTCCCATGCGCTTCGGCATCCTGCCGACGGTGGCGCCCTACCTCGCGCCGCACTTTCTCACCACCGTCGCCGAGCTGTCGGAAAACTCCGACATCACCTTCGTCGAGGACCGCACCGACCAGCTGGAGGCCGGCGTCGCCTCCGATCATCTCGACTTCGCGATCACCGCCACGCTGCCGCGCGCCAACGCCCTCACCGCGCTGCCGCTGGGGGACGAGCGGCTGGTCGTGGTCTCGCGGCACCCCTTGCCGGAGACGGTGTCGCTCGACGGTCTCAACGGCCCGCTCCTGCTGATGCAGGAAGGGCACTGCTTCCGCGAGGTGGTCTCCGAAGCGATCCGCCGGGCCCAGCTGCGGTTCGAACCGGCGATGAGCACGCGCATCGGCCCCTCCTCTTTCGCCACGCTGGTCAGCCTGGTGCGGGCGGGTGTCGGCGACACGATCCTGCCGGAACCCTACGCGCGGCAGAGTGCGGAGGCGGTGGCGGGGCTGTCGGTGGCGCTGATGGAGCCGCTGTCGGAGGGGCGGCAGCTGCATTTCGTGGTGCGGGCGGGCCGCGAGCGCTACCGCGACGTGACGCGTCTGGTGGAGGCGGCGCGAGACGCCCACCGCCTCGTCGGCGGCGATATCGGCGAGCCGGCGGGATCGTCGGCGCTGGCGAACTCGCCCTTTGCGCCGACCCTATAG
- the mgtE gene encoding magnesium transporter, producing the protein MADQLTDDEVTVSDGLLDEVRALIGADDKEGLTALVEDLHESDVAELISRLEPDERVEFVRLLGRDFDFTALTEVDENVRLHILSELAPTDVADGLADLDSDDAVYILEDLPDEQSEAILAQLPFAMRHRLKRSLDFPEESAGRRMQTDFVAMPPFWTVGQVIDTLREEVDLPDHFTEIFVVDAAFRLMGTVKLDRLLRTQRPVKITEIMDEDPRTIQAEEDQEEAARIFQRYDLLSAAVVDDSSRLVGILTIDDIVDIIEAEAEEDIRALAGAGDAELSDTPLYVARTRIPWLMINMMTAFLASGVIALFDGTIEAMVALAVLMPVVTALGGNAGIQAMTVTVRAISQREITKRNVIRVTLREVLVALMNGTCVAVSVGIVAAVWFANIELGGVIAAAIVFNIICAGFFGATLPMLLDRIGVDPAVASSVFLTTLTDVIGFFAFLGIGSWWFGIG; encoded by the coding sequence ATGGCCGATCAGTTGACCGACGACGAGGTGACCGTCTCCGACGGCCTCCTGGACGAGGTCCGCGCACTGATCGGCGCGGACGACAAGGAGGGCCTGACCGCACTGGTCGAGGACCTCCACGAGTCCGACGTCGCCGAGTTGATCTCCCGCCTGGAGCCGGACGAGCGCGTCGAATTCGTCCGCCTGCTGGGTCGCGACTTCGACTTTACCGCGCTGACGGAGGTGGACGAGAACGTCCGCCTGCACATCCTCTCCGAGCTCGCCCCGACCGACGTCGCCGACGGTCTCGCCGACCTCGATTCGGACGACGCGGTCTACATCCTGGAAGACCTGCCGGACGAGCAGTCCGAGGCGATCCTGGCGCAGCTGCCGTTCGCGATGCGCCACCGCCTCAAGCGCAGCCTCGATTTTCCCGAGGAGTCGGCCGGCCGGCGCATGCAGACGGACTTCGTCGCCATGCCCCCGTTCTGGACCGTGGGCCAGGTGATCGACACGCTGCGCGAAGAAGTGGACCTGCCGGACCACTTCACCGAGATTTTCGTGGTGGATGCGGCGTTCCGCCTCATGGGGACGGTCAAGCTCGACCGCCTCCTGCGCACGCAGCGCCCGGTGAAGATCACCGAGATCATGGACGAGGACCCGCGGACCATCCAGGCCGAGGAGGACCAGGAGGAAGCGGCCCGCATCTTCCAGCGCTACGACCTGCTCTCGGCCGCCGTCGTGGACGATTCCAGCCGCCTCGTCGGCATCCTCACCATCGACGACATCGTCGACATCATCGAGGCGGAGGCGGAGGAGGACATCCGCGCCCTCGCCGGCGCCGGCGACGCGGAACTGTCCGACACGCCGCTCTACGTCGCCCGCACCCGCATCCCCTGGCTGATGATCAACATGATGACCGCCTTCCTGGCGTCCGGGGTGATCGCGCTGTTCGACGGGACGATCGAGGCGATGGTGGCGCTGGCGGTGCTGATGCCGGTCGTCACCGCGCTCGGCGGCAACGCGGGCATCCAGGCGATGACGGTGACGGTCCGCGCCATCTCCCAGCGCGAGATCACCAAGCGCAACGTCATCCGCGTTACGCTGCGGGAGGTGCTGGTGGCGCTGATGAACGGCACGTGCGTCGCGGTGTCGGTCGGCATCGTCGCAGCGGTCTGGTTCGCCAACATCGAGCTGGGCGGCGTGATCGCGGCGGCGATCGTCTTCAACATCATCTGCGCAGGGTTCTTCGGAGCGACGCTGCCGATGCTGCTCGACCGGATCGGCGTCGACCCCGCGGTCGCCTCGTCGGTCTTCCTCACCACGCTGACCGACGTGATCGGCTTCTTCGCCTTCCTGGGCATCGGCAGCTGGTGGTTCGGCATCGGCTAG
- the lipB gene encoding lipoyl(octanoyl) transferase LipB, which produces MPTQWMISDDLVDYDAALAAQEARAAAIAEHRADEAVWLLEHPPVYTAGTSADPADLVDPERFPVIHVGRGGQYTYHGPGQRVAYLMMDLRERGRDVRAYVEALEGWIIDTLDAFNVRGELRDGRVGVWVVRPDGSGEDKIAAIGVRIRRWVTYHGISLNVEPDLSHFSGIVPCGVREHGVTSLAALGRIASMEEVDMVLRDTFERRFGTTLTAAPPVPASVLDPA; this is translated from the coding sequence ATGCCGACCCAATGGATGATTTCCGACGACCTCGTCGACTATGATGCCGCGCTCGCCGCGCAGGAGGCACGCGCGGCCGCCATCGCCGAACACCGCGCCGACGAGGCGGTGTGGCTGCTGGAGCATCCGCCCGTCTACACCGCCGGGACCAGCGCCGATCCGGCCGACCTCGTCGACCCGGAGCGCTTCCCGGTCATCCACGTCGGCCGCGGCGGCCAGTACACCTATCACGGCCCCGGCCAGCGGGTGGCCTACCTGATGATGGACCTGCGCGAGCGGGGGCGTGACGTGCGCGCCTACGTCGAGGCGCTGGAAGGCTGGATCATCGACACGCTGGACGCCTTCAACGTCCGCGGCGAGCTGCGGGACGGGCGCGTCGGCGTGTGGGTCGTGCGGCCGGACGGCAGTGGCGAGGACAAGATCGCCGCGATCGGCGTGCGCATCCGCCGCTGGGTCACCTACCACGGCATCTCGCTCAACGTGGAGCCCGATCTCTCCCACTTTTCCGGCATCGTGCCGTGCGGGGTGCGCGAGCATGGGGTGACGAGCCTCGCCGCCCTCGGACGCATCGCCTCGATGGAGGAGGTGGACATGGTCCTGCGCGACACCTTCGAGCGGCGGTTCGGGACGACCCTCACCGCCGCGCCGCCGGTCCCGGCGTCCGTGCTCGACCCGGCCTGA